From Chryseobacterium joostei, the proteins below share one genomic window:
- a CDS encoding tail fiber domain-containing protein, protein MQNSTFLQKTHSAVFRLCLFGSTTITSLLYSQAGGKIGINTPNPKATLDITAKTDGTSQAEGLMIPRLTGDQIQTMTANIQPGTESLMIYATASPASPTAKVSKITQPGYYFWNGTNWESMGVNSNIYTADGSITTPLASRNVDLNGKNLVFSGTGSVGIGTAPSASAKLDVAGTVKASAIDYNSDERLKQNITEIKSSDEIVSKLRPVSYFWNETGKKKGGNAQLQYGLVAQDVEKVLPNIVSTDNEGYKSVNYNELIPLLLQAVQEQGKKIDELQKEIQQLKKSK, encoded by the coding sequence ATGCAAAACTCTACTTTCTTGCAGAAGACTCATTCTGCAGTGTTCAGGCTATGCCTATTCGGAAGCACTACCATCACTTCACTACTCTATTCTCAGGCTGGTGGTAAAATAGGAATAAATACTCCTAATCCAAAAGCTACGTTGGATATTACTGCCAAAACAGACGGAACTTCACAGGCAGAAGGCCTTATGATCCCTCGTCTTACAGGAGATCAGATCCAAACAATGACAGCAAACATCCAACCCGGAACAGAATCCCTGATGATCTATGCAACTGCTTCTCCTGCTTCTCCTACTGCAAAAGTTTCAAAAATCACGCAGCCGGGTTACTATTTCTGGAATGGCACTAATTGGGAAAGCATGGGTGTAAATTCTAATATCTACACGGCAGATGGCTCTATCACAACACCTTTGGCATCAAGAAATGTGGATCTTAATGGCAAAAATCTTGTTTTTTCCGGAACAGGAAGTGTAGGCATTGGAACCGCTCCGTCAGCATCTGCTAAGCTGGACGTTGCCGGAACTGTAAAAGCCAGTGCTATAGACTATAACTCTGATGAAAGACTGAAGCAAAACATCACAGAAATTAAATCTTCTGACGAAATAGTAAGTAAGCTAAGGCCAGTTTCATACTTCTGGAACGAAACCGGAAAAAAGAAAGGAGGAAATGCACAGCTACAATATGGCCTTGTTGCCCAGGACGTAGAAAAAGTTCTTCCCAACATCGTAAGTACCGATAACGAGGGGTATAAATCCGTAAACTATAATGAGCTGATCCCTTTATTGTTACAAGCCGTTCAGGAACAGGGCAAAAAAATAGATGAATTACAAAAAGAAATACAGCAACTGAAAAAGTCAAAATAA